The proteins below come from a single Chelmon rostratus isolate fCheRos1 chromosome 10, fCheRos1.pri, whole genome shotgun sequence genomic window:
- the plekhg5b gene encoding pleckstrin homology domain-containing family G member 5 isoform X4, whose amino-acid sequence MHFDRHPRFDLQPQASILARNVSTRSCPPRTSPPSDLEEEEEGSSDRGERKTGGIKLVKKKPRRRHTDDPSKECFSLKFDLNVDINTEIVPAMKKKTLREVLAPVFERNGIELSRVDLFLDQSNTPLSLNFEAYRFGGHYLKVKARLGDELKVEQGVKDLRSLSLPNMKPSAGQSPYILTPGSERVEHGSLGRRESIDLLGQARRRKNMTEFLGETNIPTPDALGQIGGSLPSVGAGPDSWKNRAASRFSGFFSAGAGPFGKELDRLEQLQSKLHSYTLLGLPKVPRQLSFHQDSWEGEGETNLTMEDSWQTLLDNTETLTRRQFHQQEAIWELLHTEATYIKKLRVITDLFLCGLLNLQESGLLTEVEPTKLFSNIQEIVRLHTSLWNKVMLPVLEKAREARALLDPTDLQEGFSTFGSRFQPYIRYCMEEEGCMEYMRTLLRDNELFRTYVTWGETKKQCNRLKLADMVAKPHQRLTKYPLLLKSILKKTDEPSARDIVNSMVAAVEGFINSVDSQMRQRQEQQKLATISARIDSYEAVEGSSEEVEKILKEYNRFDLMAPMRGTSPEETRQLHLEGALRMKEGKDSRMDVHCVLFTDLLLITKPVKRVERVKIIRQPLLIHNVVCKELKDPGSFILIYLNEFKSAVAAYTFQANSATQGRSWIDAICNVQNQLQRLRTEEVLRQQNSLKRCMQGDEEEEEEEEEEDESSNSTASSPCMRHKDQQNSSQSDGSTETLSVMDIDEPREHQDPPAPNMNLEGTTEKDSDVAPLSERSEVQHSDSTSPRRVPSSVYSERDQETGPDGEELDPQCRSLSMDSAYGTLSPESLLRELQPQPGQSEGEETEEEEGDMEGEEGEQEEAGIEEVEEEEEEEEDAASLGSQLSVIQSSKPRRRPHIQPRLDCLQRLSTLALSRSEDNLLQRLHGKAPISHTHSLRSETQDQSQRRDMDTSPLAHSRSMSELGQNCLELLSSDFDQCVDKLCATLRRAEARHGHAAPAGTRDRNESQRSSSDGETAAPACADRKNESTAAGDSAEVSPKKRKSPAQQHKKLTLAQLYRIRTTLVLNSTLTASEV is encoded by the exons atgCACTTTGACCGGCACCCCCGATTTGACTTACAACCTCAAG cCTCCATCCTGGCTCGGAACGTGTCCACGCGCTCCTGTCCCCCGCGCACCAGCCCCCCCTCCGACctagaggaagaggaagaggggagcAGTGACCGCGG GGAGCGTAAAACAGGGGGGATAAAGTTGGTGAAAAAGAAGCCACGGAGACGACACACTGAT GACCCCAGCAAGGAGTGCTTCAGCCTTAAGTTTGATCTCAACgtggacataaacacagaaatcgTACCTGCGATGAAAAAGAAAACGCTGAG AGAGGTTCTGGCACCGGTGTTTGAGAGGAACGGCATTGAGCTGTCTCGGGTCGACTTGTTCCTGGATCAGTCCAACACACCGCTGTCCCTCAACTTCGAGGCCTATCGTTTTGGAGGACACTACCTCAAAGTCAAAG CACGGCTAGGTGACGAGCTGAAGGTGGAGCAGGGTGTGAAGGACTTGCGGTCGCTCAGTCTGCCCAACATGAAGCCGTCTGCAGGTCAGAGCCCCTACATCCTCACCCCAGGCAGCGAGAGGGTGGAGCACGGCTCTCTGGGACGCCGAGAGAGCATCGATCTGTTG GGTCAGGCGCGACGGAGGAAGAACATGACGGAGTTCCTGGGAGAGACGAATATTCCCACCCCGGATGCTCTGGGGCAGATCGGCGGCTCCCTGCCCAGCGTGGGGGCCGGGCCCGACAGCTGGAAGAACCGCGCCGCCAGCCGCTTCAGCGGCTTCTTCAGCGCTGGAGCGGGACCCTTCGGCAAG GAGTTGGATCgtctggagcagctgcagagcaaactCCACTCCTACACGTTGTTAGGGCTGCCCAAGGTGCCACGGCAGCTCTCCTTCCACCAGGACTCctgggagggggagggggagaccAACCTGACCATGGAGGACAGTTGGCAGACGCTGCTGGACAACACAGAG acACTCACAAGGCGACAGTTCCACCAGCAGGAGGCGATATGggagctgctgcacacagaggcTACCTACATAAAGAAACTCAGAGTCATCACCGAT CTGTTCCTGTGTGGGCTGCTGAACCTGCAGGAGAGCGGTCTGCTGACGGAGGTGGAGCCCACCAAGCTGTTCAGTAACATCCAGGAGATAGTCCGCCTCCACACGTCCCTGTGGAACAAGGTCATGCTGCCTGTGCTGGAGAAGGCCAGGGAGGCCCGGGCTCTGCTCGACCCCACTGACCTGCAGGAGGGCTTCAGTACG tttggCTCCAGGTTCCAGCCCTACATCCGTTActgcatggaggaggagggctgcaTGGAGTACATGCGCACGCTTCTCAGGGACAATGAGCTCTTCAGGACCTACGTCACG TGGGGAGAGACGAAGAAGCAGTGTAACCGTCTGAAGCTGGCCGACATGGTGGCGAAGCCTCACCAGAGACTGACCAAATACCCGCTCCTGCTGAAGAGTATTCTCAAGAAGACGGACGAGCCGTCGGCCCGCGACATCGTCAACAGCATG GTGGCAGCAGTGGAGGGCTTCATCAACAGCGTGGACTCTCAGATGCGACAGCGGCAGGAACAACAGAAGCTGGCCACCATTTCTGCCCGCATAGACTCCTACGAGGCCGTAGAGGGCAGCAgcgaggaggtggagaag atCCTGAAGGAGTACAACCGCTTCGACCTGATGGCTCCCATGAGAGGCACGTCGCCGGAGGAGACTCGACAGCTGCATCTGGAGGGAGCGCTGAGGATGAAAGAGGGCAAAGACAGTCGG ATGGACGTCCATTGTGTCCTGTTCACCGACCTGCTGCTAATTACCAAGCCAGTAAAACGAGTGGAGAGAGTGAAAATCATCCGCCAGCCCCTCCTCATTCACAACGTCGTCTGTAAGGAGCTCAAAGACCCCG GCTCATTCATCCTCATCTACCTCAATGAGTTTAAGAGTGCAGTGGCAGCCTACACTTTCCAAGCCAACAGCGCCACCCAGGGGCGAAGCTGGATCGATGCGATCTGCAACGTCCAG AACCAGCTCCAGAGGCTCCGCACCGAGGAGGTCCTCCGGCAGCAGAACAGTCTGAAGAGATGTATGCAGGgcgacgaagaggaggaggaggaggaggaggaggaagatgagagcaGCAACTCCACTGCCAGCTCTCCATGCATGAGGCACAAAGACCAGCAGAACTCAAG TCAATCCGACGGTTCCACTGAGACCCTGTCAGTGATGGACATTGATGAACCACGCGAACACCAAGACCCTCCTGCCCCCAACATGAACCTCGAGGGAACCACTGAAAAGGACTCGGATGTGGCCCCCCTGTCTGAAAGGTCTGAGGTCCAGCACTCTGACTCCACGAGCCCCCGCAGAGTTCCCTCCAGTGTTTACTCAGAGCGCGATCAGGAGACAGGACCTGACGGCGAGGAGCTGGACCCCCAGTGTCGCTCCCTCTCCATGGACAGCGCCTACGGTACCCTCTCCCCCGAGTCCCTCCTGAGAGAACTGCAGCCACAGCCGGGccagagtgaaggagaggagaccgaggaggaagagggggacatggagggggaggagggggagcaggaagaggcaggaatagaggaggtggaagaagaggaggaggaagaggaggatgctgCCTCGCTGGGGTCCCAGCTCTCAGTAATCCAGTCCTCTAaacctcgccgccggcctcacATTCAGCCACGACTCGACTGCCTCCAGAGGCTGTCCACTCTGGCCTTATCCCGCTCCGAAGACAATCTGCTGCAGCGCCTCCACGGCAAAGCCCCCATAtcccacacacactcgctgcGCTCTGAGACGCAGGACCAATCACAACGCAGGGACATGGACACGTCGCCGCTGGCGCACAGTCGAAGCATGTCAGAGCTGGGCCAAAACTGCTTGGAGCTGCTCTCCAGTGACTTCGACCAGTGTGTCGACAAGCTGTGCGCCACCCTGAGGAGGGCGGAGGCCAGGCACGGCCACGCGGCGCCGGCGGGAACACGTGACCGTAACGAGTCCCAGCGCAGCAGCTCCGACGGGGAAACGGCGGCACCTGCCTGCGCGGACAGGAAAAACGAGTCGACGGCGGCTGGCGATTCGGCGGAAGTGTCGCCCAAAAAGAGGAAATCGCCAGCGCAGCAGCACAAGAAGCTGACGCTGGCTCAGCTGTACAGGATACGCACCACTCTGGTCCTCAACTCCACACTCACTGCATC ggAGGTATAA